A single genomic interval of Deltaproteobacteria bacterium harbors:
- a CDS encoding response regulator: protein MNTHPQSLRVLFLEDVPSDAELAMRLLRRAGISCEERVIETRQDMLRELDVFGPDIILSDYTMPQFSGLEALEIRNQRAPDLPFVMVTVSIDEQTAVECIKRGADDYVNKDHLARLPRAVRAALEKKRLQLAEREAQDELKRTTQEWRATFDAVRDGVALLDVDRKILRCNNAFREIVGKPLDDIIGQAVHRVVHGFDQPPTQCPALRASRSLRRETWQIPVNDRWLDLVADPILGEDGRLTGIVHIVADITERKQAEEALRESEEKYRLLFESSHDPIMTLAPPSWKYTSGNASAIRLFRACDENDFISRAPWEYSPERQADGILSYEKAGEMIDTAMRDGSHFFEWRHKRLDGEEFPATVLLTRFELNGRTLLQATVRDISESMRLEAEREKLRDQLLHAQKMESIGRLAGGVAHDLNNLLSPILGYSEMLLEDLGKHDVRRESVGEILRAGIRARDLVRQLLAFSRKQTLEFKSVNINQTIEGFEKLLRRTIPEDIGIQVISSPEIPAVMADVGQIEQVIMNLAVNAADAMPGGGKLTIETAVTDLDEAYAATHPDVEPGRYVRLAFSDTGCGMDAETRRRIFEPFFSTKGERGTGLGLATVYGIVKQHGGNIWIYSEPGNGTTFKIYLPVAEKADIGESTGKKTTTDLRGSETVLLVEDEEQVRVLANAILTRQGYAVLVAKHSAEALLVLEGHNGAVNLLLTDVVMPGMNGRELYNRCVEKHPDLKVLYMSGYTDNVIAHRGVLEEGVHFIQKPFSVQTLASKVREALERD, encoded by the coding sequence ATGAATACCCATCCACAATCGTTACGTGTCTTGTTCCTCGAGGACGTTCCCAGTGACGCCGAGCTGGCCATGCGCCTGTTGCGGCGGGCGGGGATCTCGTGCGAGGAGCGGGTAATCGAAACCCGGCAGGACATGCTCCGGGAACTGGACGTCTTCGGACCCGATATCATCCTTTCTGACTATACCATGCCGCAGTTCAGCGGCTTGGAGGCGCTCGAGATCCGGAACCAACGCGCGCCGGACCTGCCGTTTGTGATGGTCACCGTTTCCATCGACGAGCAGACCGCGGTTGAATGCATAAAGCGTGGAGCGGACGACTATGTCAACAAGGACCATCTCGCGCGTCTGCCGCGCGCGGTTAGAGCCGCGTTGGAGAAGAAGCGCCTCCAACTGGCTGAGCGCGAGGCGCAGGACGAGCTGAAACGCACAACGCAAGAATGGCGCGCGACTTTCGATGCCGTGCGCGACGGAGTGGCGCTGTTGGATGTGGACCGGAAGATCCTGCGGTGCAACAACGCCTTTCGCGAGATTGTGGGCAAGCCTTTGGACGATATCATCGGCCAGGCGGTCCACCGGGTCGTTCACGGGTTTGACCAGCCGCCCACCCAATGTCCCGCCCTACGCGCGAGCCGCTCGCTGCGGCGTGAGACCTGGCAGATCCCGGTCAACGACCGCTGGCTCGACCTCGTCGCGGATCCCATCCTCGGCGAGGACGGCCGACTCACCGGTATCGTTCACATAGTGGCGGACATCACCGAGCGCAAACAGGCCGAGGAAGCGCTTCGGGAAAGCGAGGAGAAGTATCGTCTCCTGTTCGAGAGTTCCCACGACCCCATCATGACCTTGGCGCCGCCTTCGTGGAAGTACACCAGTGGCAATGCTTCCGCCATCAGGTTGTTCCGTGCTTGCGACGAGAACGATTTCATTTCCAGGGCGCCCTGGGAGTATTCGCCGGAGCGCCAGGCCGACGGCATCCTGTCGTATGAAAAGGCGGGAGAAATGATCGACACGGCCATGCGAGACGGTTCGCATTTCTTCGAGTGGAGGCACAAGCGCCTGGACGGTGAGGAGTTTCCCGCGACGGTTCTGCTGACCCGGTTCGAGCTGAACGGCAGGACCCTGTTGCAGGCCACCGTGCGTGACATCTCGGAGTCCATGCGGCTGGAGGCCGAGAGGGAAAAACTGCGGGATCAACTGCTTCATGCCCAGAAAATGGAGTCCATCGGCCGCCTGGCCGGGGGCGTGGCGCATGATTTGAACAACTTGCTTTCCCCCATCCTGGGCTACAGCGAAATGTTACTGGAAGACCTGGGTAAACATGACGTGCGCCGTGAGTCGGTAGGTGAAATACTGCGGGCTGGAATTCGCGCCCGGGACCTGGTGCGTCAGCTGCTGGCCTTCAGCCGCAAGCAGACCCTGGAATTCAAATCGGTGAACATCAACCAGACGATCGAGGGCTTTGAAAAACTACTGCGCCGCACCATTCCTGAAGACATCGGGATACAGGTGATTTCGTCGCCCGAGATCCCCGCGGTCATGGCGGATGTCGGCCAGATCGAGCAAGTGATCATGAACCTGGCGGTCAACGCCGCTGACGCCATGCCGGGCGGCGGTAAGCTGACTATCGAGACCGCGGTGACAGACCTGGATGAAGCATATGCGGCAACGCATCCGGACGTGGAACCCGGACGGTACGTCAGACTGGCCTTTAGTGATACCGGATGCGGCATGGATGCCGAGACCCGCCGTCGTATTTTCGAGCCTTTCTTTTCCACGAAGGGCGAGCGGGGGACGGGTCTGGGCTTGGCCACGGTTTACGGCATCGTAAAACAGCACGGCGGCAATATCTGGATTTACAGCGAACCCGGCAACGGAACTACTTTCAAGATCTACCTGCCCGTTGCCGAGAAAGCGGACATCGGAGAGAGCACCGGCAAGAAGACGACCACGGATCTAAGAGGCTCTGAAACCGTTCTGCTGGTTGAGGATGAAGAGCAGGTCCGCGTCCTGGCTAACGCCATACTCACGCGGCAGGGCTATGCGGTGCTGGTGGCAAAGCACAGCGCCGAGGCGCTTCTGGTGTTGGAAGGGCACAACGGCGCGGTGAACCTGTTGTTGACCGACGTTGTCATGCCCGGAATGAACGGAAGGGAGCTGTACAACAGGTGCGTTGAGAAGCATCCGGACCTGAAGGTGCTGTATATGTCCGGCTACACCGACAATGTCATCGCTCACCGCGGTGTCTTGGAGGAAGGGGTTCATTTCATCCAAAAACCCTTTTCGGTCCAGACCTTAGCCTCCAAAGTGAGGGAGGCGTTGGAGAGAGATTGA
- a CDS encoding type II toxin-antitoxin system VapC family toxin, which yields MTAVDTNLLVRLLTNDDPGQAKRAAKVIESDDILIPKTVLLEAEWVLRHAYGIDGKAISRGFQKVLGLPNVRVEDQQAVVQAISWYELGFDFADALHLASSIEADKFVTFDRSFIKKAREHGLLDIALP from the coding sequence ATGACTGCCGTCGATACGAACCTCCTGGTCCGATTGCTGACCAACGATGATCCGGGTCAGGCAAAACGTGCGGCGAAGGTAATCGAGAGCGACGATATCCTGATTCCCAAAACCGTGCTGCTGGAAGCGGAGTGGGTATTACGGCATGCCTACGGAATCGACGGGAAAGCCATTAGTCGAGGTTTCCAGAAAGTGTTAGGGCTTCCCAATGTCCGTGTTGAAGATCAGCAGGCCGTCGTTCAGGCCATCTCATGGTATGAACTCGGTTTTGATTTTGCCGATGCGCTCCACCTGGCTTCAAGTATCGAGGCGGACAAATTCGTGACATTTGACCGCTCGTTCATCAAAAAAGCTCGAGAACATGGCTTATTGGACATTGCCCTGCCGTAG
- a CDS encoding cell surface protein: MNPANAISTPLRYLDKALNGLRELGLMPEKPDEMPVVALINRISDLDEEKTIAIARTLGNTTVFNEVVREQITAMNVGERFEIITNAFNSIRDDAKSMVEQLGDGKIDTMEQLSNFWMKVTRGDIPSRFRKIKKTYLEVSADTRDQMTREARILESYRDFRGALKESQVMAFQVLKKAETAVETAKARLEEAAKTLETYTGQDREQIARLELARDERLRELQEEDKRYQIAKDLAENLSVSYNTTEVVMARLAQTSDAKERLYSQAVSFFGTNETVFTALNASFTSLQGLHESTETLNAMKEGINRSLETLADVGGQVQEEALRAGFGPTTKAESVKKLLDSVINFQEKSRSLIAEMRELSTRNEQEIRRAVEDGKRRMVQLTVAGKQLSNE; this comes from the coding sequence ATGAATCCAGCCAATGCAATTTCAACCCCTTTACGGTATCTTGACAAGGCCCTGAATGGCCTGCGCGAGCTTGGTCTGATGCCTGAAAAGCCGGACGAGATGCCGGTCGTCGCTTTGATCAACCGGATCAGCGACCTGGACGAGGAAAAAACCATTGCCATCGCCCGCACCCTCGGCAACACCACGGTCTTCAACGAAGTGGTGCGCGAGCAGATTACAGCCATGAACGTGGGCGAGCGTTTTGAAATCATTACCAATGCCTTTAACAGCATCCGCGACGACGCCAAGTCCATGGTCGAACAGCTCGGCGACGGCAAAATCGACACCATGGAGCAGCTCTCCAACTTCTGGATGAAGGTCACCCGGGGGGATATTCCCAGCCGTTTTCGTAAAATCAAGAAGACCTACCTGGAGGTGTCGGCCGACACCAGGGACCAGATGACGCGCGAGGCCCGGATCCTGGAGTCCTACCGGGATTTTCGGGGGGCGCTGAAAGAGTCCCAGGTCATGGCCTTCCAGGTGCTCAAAAAAGCCGAAACCGCCGTCGAGACGGCCAAGGCCCGCTTGGAAGAGGCCGCCAAAACTCTGGAAACCTACACCGGGCAAGACCGCGAGCAGATTGCGAGGCTGGAGCTCGCTCGCGACGAGCGCCTGCGCGAACTGCAGGAGGAAGACAAGCGCTACCAAATTGCCAAGGACCTGGCCGAGAACCTGTCGGTGAGCTACAACACCACCGAAGTGGTTATGGCGCGTCTGGCGCAGACCTCTGACGCCAAAGAACGCCTTTACTCCCAGGCAGTCTCTTTTTTCGGCACCAACGAGACGGTGTTTACGGCCTTAAACGCCTCTTTCACCAGCCTGCAAGGGCTGCACGAAAGCACCGAAACCTTGAATGCCATGAAGGAGGGTATCAACCGGAGCCTGGAGACTCTGGCTGACGTGGGCGGCCAGGTACAGGAGGAGGCGTTGCGTGCCGGTTTCGGGCCCACCACCAAGGCCGAAAGCGTTAAGAAACTACTCGACTCGGTGATCAATTTCCAGGAAAAGTCCCGCTCGCTGATTGCCGAAATGCGCGAATTGAGCACCCGCAACGAACAAGAGATCCGCCGGGCGGTGGAAGACGGCAAGCGGCGCATGGTGCAGTTGACCGTCGCCGGAAAGCAACTGAGCAATGAGTGA
- a CDS encoding toll/interleukin-1 receptor domain-containing protein, with the protein MPKIFISHSKIDKRVAQGIVRLLRLSLKKLEAEDIRCTSVEGYGLDGGVRIDDSLRHELLDSPIFIGLITQYSVQSVWVLFELGARWGAARSMILLLPSKTSNEILPAPISTLTALQIDSRPDLLRMISQVANELGLDEEKAYVYTQEIDEIISIVNEQYHADPILEDITHADPSTPVHTAKQLTFNYGFRSSDSTIILKYTIDFDYKTSQIENKGWIITPENPEQEKPNVQIVSDTNFIKILNIESFKRYRMDREIDHSYNDCTVVEYIVKPGEDYSLYISAYVKKTSGDSKQQVWLNIKIGSQNNTKFKDDEWTIFVQPTPTVADWKMLSVNVPKSISETFGNEGWDFVRLQGIRVRGSIMVARIHLYK; encoded by the coding sequence ATGCCAAAGATATTCATCAGCCACAGTAAAATAGATAAGAGAGTTGCTCAGGGAATAGTGCGATTGCTGAGGCTTTCGCTAAAGAAGCTCGAAGCTGAGGATATCCGTTGCACCAGCGTCGAAGGTTATGGACTGGATGGAGGAGTACGTATAGACGATAGCTTGCGCCATGAACTTCTTGATTCACCTATATTTATAGGATTGATTACCCAATATAGCGTTCAGTCTGTTTGGGTACTTTTTGAGTTGGGTGCCAGGTGGGGAGCTGCTCGATCCATGATTCTACTCTTACCTTCAAAAACATCAAATGAAATCCTGCCTGCTCCTATTTCTACCCTTACGGCACTTCAAATTGATTCACGCCCTGATTTGCTTCGAATGATTTCGCAGGTGGCAAACGAACTCGGATTAGATGAGGAGAAAGCGTATGTTTACACACAAGAGATAGACGAAATCATCTCTATTGTAAACGAACAATACCATGCAGATCCTATACTTGAAGACATAACCCATGCCGATCCAAGCACACCTGTTCATACAGCCAAACAACTAACCTTTAATTATGGTTTTAGAAGCAGTGATAGTACCATAATACTCAAGTATACAATTGACTTTGATTATAAGACAAGTCAAATCGAAAACAAAGGATGGATAATAACACCAGAAAATCCCGAACAAGAGAAGCCAAACGTTCAAATTGTTAGTGATACTAATTTTATCAAGATATTGAACATTGAATCCTTCAAACGATACAGAATGGATAGAGAAATTGACCATTCTTACAATGACTGCACCGTGGTGGAATATATCGTAAAACCTGGAGAAGACTATAGTTTATATATATCAGCGTATGTTAAAAAGACGTCTGGTGATAGTAAACAACAAGTGTGGCTCAACATAAAAATTGGTTCTCAAAATAACACCAAGTTTAAAGATGATGAGTGGACTATTTTTGTTCAGCCAACTCCTACGGTGGCCGACTGGAAGATGCTCTCAGTTAATGTTCCGAAATCAATAAGTGAGACCTTCGGAAACGAGGGATGGGATTTTGTTCGACTTCAAGGTATTAGAGTCCGAGGGAGCATCATGGTTGCTAGGATCCATCTATATAAATAG
- a CDS encoding AbrB/MazE/SpoVT family DNA-binding domain-containing protein — MEKTRLSNKGQIVIPKAIRELHGWKSGLEFVIENTGDGIKLRPIKPYKQTRIDEAIGCVGYEGPRKSLKDMESAIAKGAKESR; from the coding sequence ATGGAGAAGACACGGTTGTCCAACAAGGGCCAGATCGTTATCCCTAAAGCGATTCGTGAACTCCACGGCTGGAAGTCGGGGCTCGAGTTCGTCATTGAGAATACAGGCGACGGCATCAAGCTCAGGCCGATCAAACCGTATAAGCAGACGAGAATCGACGAAGCGATAGGCTGCGTGGGTTATGAGGGTCCCAGGAAGTCGTTGAAGGATATGGAATCCGCCATAGCGAAAGGGGCTAAGGAGAGCAGATGA
- a CDS encoding DUF2971 domain-containing protein has protein sequence MERTSEIYKKLYHYTTWQGLKEILQTQSLWATNYKFLNDYSELVSFRDKLVSLIYPVARETYQQLTALKPSLKSKIQEHGGLDHIAQHDTEALIDAQYSALGDEIYILSFCGEPEKQIVADNGLLSQWRGYGAGGGAALIFDTKKLEEILDREFMSYEYVTVFLADLIYSDNEQKLKEELSEDLQILADIAKPFFDYDNIRKKKQIDSSKGYFPFVRCITRYKHFGFCEENEVRVVALPTLIDDQIITSAKLNGISLKPEKVRKFRSNKGRRVPYIEVFDSTDIKLPIEKIIIGPRWNREARKAELLELLSKTNIEIVCSEIPYAD, from the coding sequence ATGGAAAGAACGTCCGAAATTTATAAAAAGTTGTATCACTACACCACCTGGCAAGGACTTAAGGAAATTCTTCAGACACAATCATTGTGGGCTACAAACTATAAATTCTTGAATGATTATTCTGAACTTGTTTCATTTAGGGATAAACTGGTGTCTTTAATCTATCCTGTTGCTCGTGAAACTTATCAACAGTTAACTGCGCTTAAACCGTCACTAAAGAGCAAAATCCAGGAGCATGGAGGTCTTGACCACATTGCTCAACATGATACCGAGGCCTTAATTGATGCACAGTACAGCGCACTTGGGGACGAAATTTATATTCTTTCATTTTGCGGTGAACCTGAAAAGCAAATCGTTGCCGATAACGGCCTATTGAGCCAATGGCGTGGTTATGGAGCAGGAGGCGGTGCTGCTTTAATATTCGACACCAAAAAATTAGAGGAAATACTCGATCGAGAATTTATGAGTTATGAGTACGTCACCGTTTTTCTTGCCGATTTAATCTACAGTGATAACGAACAAAAGCTAAAAGAAGAGCTGTCGGAAGATCTACAAATCCTTGCTGATATAGCAAAACCATTTTTTGATTATGATAATATTCGTAAGAAAAAACAAATTGATTCATCCAAAGGATATTTTCCTTTTGTAAGGTGCATAACTCGCTATAAACATTTTGGTTTTTGCGAAGAAAATGAAGTCAGGGTGGTCGCATTGCCGACGTTAATCGATGACCAAATTATTACGTCTGCTAAATTGAATGGTATTAGTTTGAAGCCAGAAAAAGTACGCAAGTTTAGATCAAATAAGGGACGACGTGTGCCATACATCGAAGTATTTGATTCGACCGACATAAAACTACCGATTGAAAAAATAATCATCGGACCTCGCTGGAATAGAGAAGCCCGCAAAGCAGAACTACTTGAATTATTATCGAAAACAAACATCGAAATTGTATGCTCAGAGATTCCCTACGCAGACTGA